The genomic segment GCGGCCCGGGCGTCGGCGTCGCCTCCCTCGTCCACGGTGCGGACGACGGACTGGTCGTAGGGGTTGATGACGTCACGGGTGGCGCCGCCGGTAGCGGCTTTCCATACCCCGTCGATGAAGAGACTGGACGTGGGAATTCCTTTCCCGGGTGAGCGGCGGAAGCCACCGCACCGTTATGCGCCGGAATGCACCACTTTCTACGTTAGGTTTCAGCGCCGTGGAGTGCCATTCGACAACGAGGAGCCCAGCATGAGCCGAGCGGAGTACGACTACGTCATCGTCGGCGGGGGGTCGGCCGGCTGCGCCCTGGCCAACCGGCTCAGCGCCGACCGGGAGAACAAGGTCCTGGTGCTGGAGGCGGGCCGGCCGGACTGGATCTGGGACGTCCTCATCCACATGCCCGCCGCCCTGACGATGGTCATCGGGAATCCCCTGTACGACTGGCGCTACGAGTCCGAACCGGAGCCGCACATGGGCGGCCGGCGGGTCAGCCACGGCCGCGGAAGGGTGCTCGGCGGGTCGAGCTCCATCAACGGCATGATCTTCCAGCGCGGCAATCCGATGGACCTGGAGCGCTGGGCGTCCGACCCGGGCATGGAGACCTGGGACTACGCGCACTGCCTGCCGTACTTCAAGCGGATGGAGCACTGTGTGGCCGGGGCCGACGACTGGCGCGGCCAGGGCGGCCCGCTGTGGCTGGAGCGCGGGCCGGCGGCCAACCCGCTGTTCCACGCCTTTCTGGAGGCGGCGCAGCAGGCCGGCCACCAGCTGACCCCCGACGTCAACGGCTACCGGCAGGAAGGATTCGCCCGCTTCGACCGCAACATCAAGAAGGGCCGCCGCTGGTCGGCCGCCCGCGCCTACCTCCACCCCGTCATGAACCGGCCGAATCTGACGGTGCGGTGCTTCACCCAGGTGGACCGCGTGCTCTTCCGCGGAAAGCGGGCGGTCGGTGTGGAGTACCGCCGGTTCGGACGGCAGCGCGGACGGGTGTCCGCCGGAGAGGTGATTCTCTGCGGCGGCGCGGTCAACACACCCCAGCTGCTCCAGCTCTCCGGGATCGGGAATCCCGCCGAGCTCACCCCGCTGGGCATCGGCATGGTGCACGAACTCCCCGGGGTCGGGGAGAACCTCCAGGACCACCTGGAGGTCTACGTGCAGCACGCGTGCAAGCAGCCGGTGACCTACAACCCCGCGCTCAAATGGAGCCGCAGGCCCGGGATCGGCCTGCGGTGGCTGCTGTTCCGCAGCGGCCCGGCCGCGACCAACCACTTCGAGGCGGGCGGCTTCGTCCGCGGCAACGACCGGGTCGGCTACCCGAATCTGATGTTCCACTTCCTGCCCCTCGCCGTGCGCTACGACGGCACCCCGGTCGGCGCCGAGCACGGCTACCAGGTGCACATCGGGCCCATGTACTCCGACGTGCGCGGCTCGGTGAAGATCAAGTCCGCGGACCCCCGCGAACACCCGGCGCTGCGGTTCAACTACCTCTCCACGGAGAACGACCGCAGGGAGTGGATCGAGGCCATCCACGTCGCCCGGGACATCCTCGGCCAGCCCGCCTTCGCCGTCTTCGACGCGGGCGAACTCTCACCCGGCCCCGGCGTCGTCACGGACCAGGAGATCCTGGACTGGGTCGCCCGCGACGCCGAGACCGCCTACCACCCCTCCTGCACGGCCCGCATGGGCACCGACGAGATGTCCGTGGTCGACCCGCTCTCCATGCGCGTCCACGGGGTGGAGGGGCTCCGGGTGGCCGACGCCTCCGCGATGCCGTACCTCACCAACGGCAATATCTACGCCCCGGTGATGATGCTCGCCGAGAAGGCCGCCGACCTGATCCTCGGCAACACCCCGCTGCCGCCGGCCACGGCCGGCTTCCACCGGCACCGCGCCCAGGAGGGATGAGACATGACGAAGAACGGCGCGAGCGCGAGCGGAAGCGGGCGGGGCGGCGACACGGGCGCCCTCACGGCCGCGGAGCAGGGCCCGGGCGGGGGCCCGCGGGTCCACGGGGGGAGCCGGCTCAAGCCGGTGGTCTTCATCGGCTCGTCGGCGCTGATCCTGGCCGTCTCGATCTGGGCGATCATCACCCCGGGCGGCGCCGAGGACACCATCGGCGTGGTGGTCGACTGGATCTCCACCGGATTCGGCTGGTACTACTTCCTCGCCGCCACCCTGTACCTGCTGTTCGTGGTGTACGTGGCCGTGTCCCGCTACGGCGGCATCAAGCTGGGCCCGAAACACTCCACCCCCGACTACGGGGTGTTCGCCTGGGCGGCCATGCTGTTCGCGGCCGGCATCGGCATCGACCTGATGTTCTTCGCCGTCTCCGGCCCGGTCAGCCACTACCTCGCACCCCCCGAGGGGGACGCGGAGACCGTGGAGGCCGCCCGCCAGGCGGTGGTGTGGACGCTGTTCCACTACGGCATCACCGGCTGGGCCATGTACGCCCTGATGGGCATGGCGCTGGGCTACTTCTCCTTCCGCTACCGCCTCCCCCTGGCGATCCGCTCGGCGCTGTACCCGGTCATCGGCCGGCGCATCCACGGCCGGATCGGCGACACGGTCGACCTCGCGGCCATCATCGGCACGGTCTTCGGCATCTCCGTGTCCCTGGGCATCGGCGTCGTCCAGCTCAACTACGGGCTGAACTACCTCTTCGGCATCCCCGAGGGAACGGCGGCGCAGATCGGCCTCATCGCCGTCGCCGTCGTCATGGCCACGGCCTCCGCCGTGGCGGGCGTCGACCGCGGCATCCGGCGGCTGTCCGAGCTCAACGTCCTGCTCGCCATCCTTCTCATGAGCTACATGCTGTTCGTGGACGACCCGATCCGGCTGCTCAACAGCCTCATCCTCAACATCGGGGACTACGTCAGCCGTTTCCCCTCGATGACCCTCAACACCTTCGCCTACGACCGGCCCACCGAGTGGCTCAACTCGTGGACGCTGTTCTTCTGGGCCTGGTGGGTGGCCTGGGCGCCGTTCGTCGGCATGTTCCTGGCCAGGATCTCCAAGGGGCGGACGATCCGTCAGTTCGTCGCGGCCACGCTCGTCATCCCGTTCCTCTTCACCCTGACCTTCCTCTCCGTCCTCGGCAACAGCGCCCTCAACGTGGTGCGGGAGGGGAACACCACGTTCGGCGAGACCGCCATGAACACCCCGGAACAGGGTTTCTACGGGCTGCTCGACCAGTTCCCCGGCGCCACCTTCAGCGCCGGGCTGGCGACCCTCGTCGGCCTGCTGCTCTACGTCACCTCCGCCGACTCCGGCGCGCTGGTGATGAGCAACCTGTGCTCGCACCTGCCCACCCCGCTCACCGACGCCTCCGCCTGGGTGCGCGTCTTCTGGGCGTCGGCGACCGGCCTGCTCACGCTCGCCATGCTCCTCGTCGGCGGAGTGGACGCGCTCACCGCCGCGACCATCATCATGGGGCTGCCCTTCTCCTTCGTGATGTTCCTCATCATCGCCGGGCTCTACAAGGCGCTGCGCCTGGAGACGATGCGGGAGGAGGCCGTGCCCACCGTCCCCCCGCAACACCTGGGCTGGCGGCAGCGGCTGGCCCGGGCGACGTCCTTCCCCGGCAGGACGGACGCCATCCGGTTCGTCGACGAGGTGTGCCGCCCCGCCTTCCAGGAGGTCGCCGCGGAGCTGCGCGGGCAGGGCGTGGAGGCGGAACTCACCGAGGTCACGGAGGAGGAGCTGCGGATCCCGTCCGTGGCGCTCCGGGTGCCGATCGGCCCGGGGGAGGAGTTCGTCTACCGGGTGTGGCCCGCCGAAACCGCGGTCCCGGCGTTCGCCACCCGCTCGGTCACCGCACACGACACCTATGTGCGCTTCGAAGTCCAGCTCGCCGAGGGCAGCCAGGGCTACGACGTGATGGGCTACACCAGGGAACAGCTCATCCACGACATCCTCAGCCACTACGAACGGCACCTCGAATTCCTGCGCCTCCACCGCGAGTCGGCCGCCCGCTCCACCCTCCCGGACCACCGGCCCGACACGGCGGGCGTGCATCCTCCGGAGGACGGGCGCTGACAGCGGCGGACTTGCGGCCGGGGCCGTCCCGCCGGCCCCGGCGGGCGGGATCGCCCCGTCCGGGCCCCGGACCGCCGGGCCGTATAGCCTCGTGGTGCACCGCACCGCATCACACTGTCGCGCGGCGAGTGAGGCCGAGTGAAGACGAGCACCGCACCCGCCCTGCCTCGCGTGGGGCTGTCCCTGATCGTCAATGTCCTGCTGGGCATTCCCGCCGTCGTGCCCGCGTTCCTGCTCTGGTACTTCGCCTCGAACTGGCCGCTCGCGGAGCTGGGCTGGACCGATGGGAACCCCACGGAGAAACGACGGCGTCCTGCCCTGGGTGATGCTGGCCACGCCGGTCCTCATCCTGTTCGGCCTGATCTGGTGGCTGGCCAACTGGCCGCTCCGGCGCAGGACCCCACTGACACCGGGCACCTACTGGCTCCTCAGCGCCGCGGCCACCGCTCTGCCCACGTTCACTCTCGTCATGATCAGCGCGGGGAACTGACGGCCTCGACCGCGCGTCCGGCGGAAGCCGGGTCCTGCGGGCGGCTCAGCCCGCTGCCCAGATGACGGCGTCGAACGTCGCTCGCCGGTCGACGACCTCCAGTTCGGTGAGCTGGAGCCGGGCGATGTTCCCGTCACTGGTGCGAACACACAGCACCGCGTTCCTGGCGAGCCGCGCGGTGTCGGTTCCGGCCGCGCCGACCGTGCTCGCACACTCCTCGAATCCCGGCAGACTCGCCGTCTTCCCCGACCAGAGCGAGATCACCGTGCCGTTCCAGCCCCCGAGTTCGTCCGCGCCGATCGTGAAGATGTCGCCCTCGTCGGCATACCCGACGGCGACGGGCTGCTCGGCGTCCAGATCCTTGGGCTCGGAATCGATCAGCAGCCGTCCCCGCCAGTGTTCGCTTCCCGCGGGTGGGGCGCCGGGGCCCGGTCCGGTCGTCCCGGCCTGCTCGGAAGCGGACGCGGGCGCGGAAGCGGGCTCGGATTCAGCCGGTTCCGCTGCCGGTGCGGAAACCGGTGTGGTGCTGGGCGCGGGGGCCGCGGCGCCAGTCGGGCCGGAGTCCGACGGGGCGTCGGAGGAGGCCACGACGGGGATCAGAGCCGCCACGATCGTCGCCACGGCCGTGACCACCGCCGCCGCCACACCGATCCATGCCGCCCGCTGGTGCCGGCCGAACCACCCGCCGTCCGCGTCACCGCCCGCCCCGCCACCCGGCCCCGGCGGGTCCTCGGGCGGCGACGGCGGCGGGGGAGCGGGCGGCTGTGCGCCGGTGCGGCCGTGGTTCCGCCGGTTCCTGTCCGCCAGGTGATCGCCGTCCTCACCCGGTGTGCCGTCATCGGCTCGATCGTCGGTCGCCACGCCTCAACGCCCCCGCTGCCGCCGCTGGTTCCACGTGCGTCGCCGAGAGGCTAACAGCCCGTCCGGGCGCGTGTGGCGACTCCGTCCGAGGACCGCACCGAGTCGGCCAACAGACGTCCCGCAGCCGCGAGTTGACGAGTCGCCGCAGGCGTCGGGCGTGCGGGCCGCCCGCTGCGGCGAAGGGTATCGGCAACGCCGTCGGATGACCCCCGGCGCGCTCGTCTACCGCTCCGGCGGAACGCGGTAGACGGAGACGTGGGAATCGGACTCGGCGGTGAACTCGGCGCCGCTCCAGTCCGCGTGCCGGGTCTCCAGCTCGAAGCCGGCGAGCTGGGCCATGAGGTCCAGCTCGGCCGGCCAGATGTAGCGGTGCGGGCTGCGGAACAGTTCCGCCCGCGGGGTCTCGTCGAACCGGAAGTGGTGTGACACGACCTGCTGGCGCAGGACGTCGTAGGTGTCCAGAAGGATGTAGTCCGGCTCGGACCGGCACACCATGGCCGTCTGCCCCGGGGGAAGCCTGCGCAGCTCCGGTACCCACAGCTCGATCACGAACCGGCCGCCGGGCGTGAGATGGCGGGCCGCGTTGCGGAAGCACTCGACCTGCCGCTCCTGGGTGAGCAGATTGGAGATCGTGTTGAACACGAGGTAGACCAGGGAGTACGTCCCCGGGGCGGTGGCGGTCGCCATGTCGCCGACGACCACGGGGACCGCCGACTCGTCTGCCTTGGTGCGCAGTTGCTCCACCATCGGCCGGGACAACTCGATGCCGGTGACGGGAACCCCCCGCTCCGCGAGCGGGACGGCGACCCGTCCGGTCCCGATGGCGAACTCCAGCGCAGCCCCACCGTCCGCGAGTTCCGCGAGACGCTCCACGGCCGGGTCCAGGACCTCGGGCGCGAACATGCCGGTGCCGGGTGTGTCATACCTCTGCGCCGCATCGGCGTCCCAGATGCTCTCCTGCTCCATTCCTCCAACGCTCGCCATCGGTCGCGGGGATGTCCAGTGAATATCCGCTCCGTCGCGGCGACGCCGGTGAGAGGGAAGTGCTCGGCGAAGAAGAGAATCCCGGTGCCGACCGGGCCGCTCAGCCGAGCGACGAGACCAGGGCAGCCCGGGCGCCGACAGATGTGGGTTCCGCGGCGGGCTCGCGGCCGAGCAACTCGCCCAGCAGCGGCAGCGCGGAGGGCATGACCGCCACGTATCTCGGATCACGTGTGGTGGCGTCCCAACCGCACGGCATACGGCACCAGTTCCACCACGCCCAGTCGCCCTCCCGCGAGCGCGGATCCGTCACCGAGTCGTGCCGGAGCCTGAGCTTCCGGAACTCTCCGGCGCACAGTCCGGCCACCACCGGGTGGTCATCGGGCTCGGGGAACAGGCGCAACACGTCGAACCACGAGACCTCACCGGCGCACAGCGCGGCGACGGCACCGTCCAGCGGAGCCTGCGTCCAGTGCTGCCCGGCCGGTACGAAAGCCGCCTCCGCACCGGTCGTCCGCCGGAGGAGCCGGGCCATGAGGCGGGGGAGGTAGTGCGCGGAGCCGGAGCGGGTGAGCCAGGTGTGCGGGCTGTGCCCCACCACCCGGGCCGCCGCGTCCTCCCCGGCGCGCGCCGTGGGGGCCGTCGGGTGCGCGCGCAGCGGTGGCACAAGGCGGTTTCCCCGTACGACGGGGGTGGCCGGAGGGGCGGGGACGTCGACCACGAGGACCGACGCGGCGAACGGGTGAGAGTGCCCCGCCGGTGTGCCGTGAAGCCGCCCGGACCACGGGCCCAGGGTGTGCCCGCCGAGAACGAGGTCGACGGATTCCGCCCACGGACGCGAGAGGTCCGCCAGGCGGTCCGGGCGGGTGCCGAGCACGCTCCCGTCCCCGCCGCCGGGTCGCGGCCACCACGCCGCGCCGTCGTGCAGCAGCGCGACGGTCCACCGGGCGCCCTGCTGCCGCAGTCGGTGAGCCAGGCGGGGCACGGCGTGCTGCCAGTCGTCCCGGGGACGCGGGGCCCGGGACAGCCGGTGGCTGTGCGGGTGCGTCAGGCCGATGACGCCGATGGGACCGGCGCCGGTGTCCACGACGGCGCAGCCCGGCAGCCCGGCATCGGCGTTCGCGCAGAGCAGGGGGAACGGCAGCCGCCGCGCCCGCTCCCGCAACACGGACACACCGTCGTCGAACTCGTGGTTGCCCGCGGCGGCCGCGGAGACCGGCAGCCCCGCGACGACCTCCCACGGCCGTACGCCGGGCAGTGAAGCCGCCGGTCCCATGGCGAGATCACCGGTGTCGAGCCAGACGGCGGGCTGCCGCCGGCGTTCGTGCTCCAGGATCCCGGCGATGCCCGCGCAGGTGCCACCACGGCCGTAGCCGGTCCGGGCGGGCACGACGGTGGCCGCCAGGTCACCGGTGGCGAGGATGCGGAGCACCGTGCCGGGCACGGGGGGCGGCAGGGCCGGGACTGCGTCGGTCAGGGGGAGCCTCCGTATCGGTCGCGCATCGCGGATCGTCCGATACCACGATGCTCCCCTTCGGGCCTGTGGGCCGTCCCGGAGCGGGACGCCGTGATAGTCCGGGTTCCCCCTCCGCGGCGCGTTACCGCGTCTGAACGAGTGGCGGGGCCGGGCCGGCGGCCGTGGTGACGTCCGGTGAGCGGTCGGCCTTCGTGGAGTTCGCGGCGCGCGGCTGAACTGCCGGGTACGAGGATGCCTCCGGTACCGGCTGCTTCGGCTGGTACCGGAGGCATCGACGCGTCAGCGAAAGGGCCGCCCCGCGGCCCGCGTCAGTCCTCCTCCATGTCGCGGAAGCGTTCGAAGGTGTCCGTCCCGTTGGCGCCCTGGTCCCACTTGACGGTGAGGGTGTCGCCGCTCTGCGAGAGCCTGCCGTGGCGGTCCTTGCTCTTGACGCGCTCTCCGTCCTGCTCACAGAGCATGACGACCACGAGTTCGTCGCCCGCCCCGGCCTTCTGCCAGCGGCCTTTGCACTCCAGCCCGTCGCGGTCGTCGTAGATCGCGTTGATGCGCCTGGGTTCGTTGGTGTACGCGTCGCCCAGTGCCAGCATCGGGCCGTCGGAGGCCTTCCAGACGGCCTGCAGGCCGGTCCCGGTCGGCTTGGGGACGAAGGGGTTGCCGGTGGAGTCCGGTTCCGGCTCGGTCTCCGACGGCGTGGGGGGAGGCGTCGGCTCTGGCCCGGCCTGCGTGGGGTCGGCCCCCGCGTCCGTCTCCCCGGCACTCGCGGAGGGGGTCTGCGCGGCCACGGTGTCCCCGGACCCGTCGTCGTCTCCGCCGGCCGCGAGCCACACCACGCCCACGACGACGACCAGGGCCACAGCTGCGGCTCCCGCCAGCAGCCCGGTCCGGCGCCTGCCCGGGCCACCCGGAGCCGGGGCAGGCGGAGGTGGCGGATACGGGCCGTACGGTGCGGGGTGCGCGTACCCCTGGGCCGTCGGCTGCTGCCCGTACCCGTGTGGCGCAGGCTGACCGTAGCCGGGCGGTGGTGCGGGCTGTGCGGGCGGCCGGGCATAGGGGTTGCCCGGAGCGGGCTGCGCGGCCTGGGGATAGCCGTAGCCGGGAGGCGGCTGCTGCGGCGTGCCGTACTGCCCGGACGAACCCTGGGGCGGGGGCTCCTGCGGGACACCGGGCCCTCCGCCCCGCGGCGGCTCCCCGGGCGGCTGAGGTGGCGGCTGCGGATGTGACATCGGTGTCCTTCCCCCGGATGCAACTGGTCTGCCGTAGCTGTCAGTTCTTTCTACCAGCGCGGACTGTCACCACCGCTGCGGCGCGGCCGCCATGGATCCGCGCCAGTGACGTGCAGGACCCGCGCGTGGTCCGAGCAGCCGTGGTGGACGGCGGGCCGCAGAGCGGTACGTCCTTACCTCTGGCGCCGGCCACGGTCCGGCCGACTCGCCGCATATGATCGATCGGTGAACGCTCCCGTCGTGCTCCGGGCGGCCGCGACGCCGGCCTTCCCCGCCCTGGTTCTGCGCCCCTGGCACGCGGAGGACGTGGCCGCACTGGTCAAGGCGTACCGGGACCCCGCACTGCGCCGCTGGACGAGCCATGTCCCGGACAACGACGCCGACGGGGAGCGGTGGGTTCAAGCCCGGGAAGAGGGCTGGGCAGCGGGGGACCGGTTCAGCTTCGCCGTGATCGAGGAGCAATCCCGCCCATGCGGCGGTCAGTTGGTGGGCAACATGGTCCTGAAGGGTGTCACCTCCGGCAAGGCGCAGGCCGAGGTGGGCTACTGGACCGCGGCGCAGGCTCGCGGACGGGGAGTGGCCCCGCGAGCCCTCGAGGCGCTCACGGGCTGGGCCTTTGCCACCTTCGAAGCCGACGGGCTGGAGCGCCTGGAACTCCTGCACCAGGTCGACAACCCGGCGTCGTGCCGGGTGGCGGAGAAGAGTGGTTACGGATTCGACCGGGTCCTGCCCGCGCTGCCGCCGTCCTTTCCTGCCGACGGCCACCTGCACATACGGCGTGCGGATGCGTGAACTCACCGCGGCTCACGGGGACGGGCTGAGGCCGTTCAGGCCGTAAAGGGTCTGAGAAATCCGAAGGCCTGGCGCGGCAACCGCGGGCCGGCACGTGCTCGCCGGAACCGAGCTCGGCGTTCGCCTCAATGACGCCGAACGGATCGCCGGAAGGCTCCTTGAGCTGGTGGACCAAAGCGCCGCGGCCGATCCGCGGAGGGCCGTGGCGGCCGTGGACGAACAGGCCGCCCCGGGCGTGGCCGCCCTCGGCGGGGGAGTAGCACAGCGTCGCGGCTCGTGCCGCCGCTGCCCGGGCCGACGCTCGGTGTGCCGTTCCTCTGCCCGTCGGGGGTTGTCGACGCGCTCACCGTCGTCGAACTCGATGTGCGTGCGCTTGACCTCGCTCCCGTGTCCCGACGCGCTGCGGGGCGCCAACGCACCGCCCGGATAGGGACGTTGGACGCGGTCGGCTTACCGTGGGCGCACAGCTGCGCGATATCGGCCTCGCTCGTGCGGGGGAGGAGGACCGGAGAACTTGACGGAGCAGAGCAGCTCGCCCCGAGTCAGCCGGTTCCAGCTCGCCGGCACAGGCATGCGCCGTCCGCTACGGGGCGACGGTGCCGGGCGCGGCCCGAGCGATAGGCCCTGAGCACCTGGGCGAGAGGCCCTGACCCCGCGCCGCGCCCCACCAGCGGTGCGAGGCCGCTGTCAACGGTGGCTCAGTACGTTGATCACACGGCCGTTGGGGTCGCGGACGAAGAAGCGCCGCACACCCCACTCCTCGTCCTGCAAAGGGTGCACGATCTCCGCGCCGCTGTCCCGCATGACGGCGTAGGCCGCGTCCACGTCCTCCACCTCCACGCTCATGTCCGGCGTGACCGGCGCGGTCTTGTCGGCTGTCATGAAGCTGACCTGGGCCGCCGGGGTGGATGGTGAGGCGAGCGTCGTGATCCAGCCCAGATTCATGACCTCCTCGAAGCCCAGCAGGCCGTGGAATTCCCGGTTCTCCTGCACTGTGCCTGACTGGAGAGTGACTCCACCCGCGACTGAAGTCTCGCGGGCTTCCTGTGTCGGTGGCTAGGCACCGGCGCAGAGGACCAGCCCGGCCCTGTGTTTGACGTTGAGTGCGCCGACGTGGTCGGCGTGTGCCACCAGGCCGCAGTTGACGCACGTGAACTTCGCCTGGGTGACCCGGTTCTCCTTGGCCACGTGCCCGCATCCGCCGATGCTGGGCGGGCAGGTGCGGGACGTGTTGCGGGCGTCCACCGGGATCACGCGGCGACCGGCGCTTTCAGCCTTGTCCGCCAGGATCCTCAGGAACTGCCCCCAACCCGCGTCGAGAATACTGCGGTTCAGCCCGGCCTTCGCCGCGGCGCCGTTCGCCAGGAACGCACCGTCGGGGTCGGGGTCGGGCCGGGGTGCGGGCGTCTTGGTCATGCCCGCGGTGTTCAGCCGCTCGTGCCCGATCACATCATGCTTACGGACCAGGGCGAGGGCCTGCTTGTGGTGATAGTCCAGACGCCGTCGCCGGATCTTGGCGTGCAGTTTGGCGACCTTGCGGGCCGCGGCACGATGCTTCTTCGTGCGACGCCGCGTGCGCTTCGGGAATGCCGCCAGGTGCTGCTGCGCTGCGGCCAGCTCCCCGGCCGAGACCTGCAGGAACCCGGGATTCTCGACGTGGCGGCCGCTGGAGTCGGTGAGGAAGTGGACCGTGCCCAGGTCGATACCCACCCGGCTGCCGGTGGGCGGCAGCGGCTCTGCGGGTACTTCGTCGCAAGCGAGGATGACGTACCAGCGGCGGCCCTCCCGCTTCACGCTGACCGTCTTCACCCGGCCCCGCACACTCCGGTGTTGGTGGACTCGGATGTGCCCGACACCTTGCAGGCGGACACGCGTCTGGGTGTCGTGGGGGGTGGAGTCCCACCGGCAGCCGTCCCCGTCCCGGGGGAAAGCGACGGTGTCGAAGTGGCCGACCCCCTTGAACCGCGGGTACCCCGGGGCGCCACCGGTCTTCACCCGCCGGAAGAACGCCTGGAAGGCGCGGTCCAGGCGGCGCAGGGTCGCCTGCTGGCTCGAGAACGACCACCGGCCCTGACGCTCCGGATCAAACGCCCGAATTTCCTTCAGCTGCGCGGACTGGTCCCCGTACCGGACCGAGGTCCGGGAACTGTGCCGGTAGGCATCACGACGCTCCTGAAGAGCCCCGTTGTACAGAGAGCAGTGATCCCGCACCATCTCCACCAGCGCCCGCTCCTGACGGACCGTGGGACGCAGAAGAAACCGATACGCCCGCCTCACACCCACCCCACCTCCCCCGTTTCCCCTGACCAACGCCGGTGTGCTCACGCTACCGGCCCCTACTGACAACGCAGCGTGCTCCGCCGCCGCGCGGCTCCGGCCCAAGGATTCGATTCCCCCACCGGCTGAAGCCGGCGGTCCCCTCGAAAGAAGGCCTGATGGACACTCACGAGGAGGGTGGAGAGGGCTCGTACGCGCATCCGGACCGGGTCGCTGAACCGTTCCTCGCCCGCAGCGAGGGTGGTGGCCCGGTGGCCGCCGAAGGTCAGGGTGCGCAGCGTGCCGGGGACGGCGTCGGCGCCCTCGTCCTGGAGCGCGACGGTCACCTTGTCGACCGTGACGGGCTCCGTCCCGAAGGTGTTGGTGACCCGGACCCGGACGCTGCTGCCGCCGCCCTTGACGAACAGGACGTTGCGGACCGTCTGGTTCTCCAGGCCCTCGCCGGCCGGGCAGTCGCTCCAGGGGATCTCGCTGCCGGCCACCTGGCTCGCGCCCCAGGCGGCCACCCAGCCGCGGGCCCTGCCCTGGCCGCCCTGGCCACTCTGGCCATGTTCGCTCTGGGCGGCGGCGGGTTGCGCGGCCGCCGGAGCCAGTGCCGCCGCCAGGGCGAGGGCGACGGCGGTGGCGAGGGGGCGGGCCAGGCGGCCGGGG from the Streptomyces xinghaiensis S187 genome contains:
- the betA gene encoding choline dehydrogenase, whose product is MSRAEYDYVIVGGGSAGCALANRLSADRENKVLVLEAGRPDWIWDVLIHMPAALTMVIGNPLYDWRYESEPEPHMGGRRVSHGRGRVLGGSSSINGMIFQRGNPMDLERWASDPGMETWDYAHCLPYFKRMEHCVAGADDWRGQGGPLWLERGPAANPLFHAFLEAAQQAGHQLTPDVNGYRQEGFARFDRNIKKGRRWSAARAYLHPVMNRPNLTVRCFTQVDRVLFRGKRAVGVEYRRFGRQRGRVSAGEVILCGGAVNTPQLLQLSGIGNPAELTPLGIGMVHELPGVGENLQDHLEVYVQHACKQPVTYNPALKWSRRPGIGLRWLLFRSGPAATNHFEAGGFVRGNDRVGYPNLMFHFLPLAVRYDGTPVGAEHGYQVHIGPMYSDVRGSVKIKSADPREHPALRFNYLSTENDRREWIEAIHVARDILGQPAFAVFDAGELSPGPGVVTDQEILDWVARDAETAYHPSCTARMGTDEMSVVDPLSMRVHGVEGLRVADASAMPYLTNGNIYAPVMMLAEKAADLILGNTPLPPATAGFHRHRAQEG
- the betT gene encoding choline BCCT transporter BetT produces the protein MTKNGASASGSGRGGDTGALTAAEQGPGGGPRVHGGSRLKPVVFIGSSALILAVSIWAIITPGGAEDTIGVVVDWISTGFGWYYFLAATLYLLFVVYVAVSRYGGIKLGPKHSTPDYGVFAWAAMLFAAGIGIDLMFFAVSGPVSHYLAPPEGDAETVEAARQAVVWTLFHYGITGWAMYALMGMALGYFSFRYRLPLAIRSALYPVIGRRIHGRIGDTVDLAAIIGTVFGISVSLGIGVVQLNYGLNYLFGIPEGTAAQIGLIAVAVVMATASAVAGVDRGIRRLSELNVLLAILLMSYMLFVDDPIRLLNSLILNIGDYVSRFPSMTLNTFAYDRPTEWLNSWTLFFWAWWVAWAPFVGMFLARISKGRTIRQFVAATLVIPFLFTLTFLSVLGNSALNVVREGNTTFGETAMNTPEQGFYGLLDQFPGATFSAGLATLVGLLLYVTSADSGALVMSNLCSHLPTPLTDASAWVRVFWASATGLLTLAMLLVGGVDALTAATIIMGLPFSFVMFLIIAGLYKALRLETMREEAVPTVPPQHLGWRQRLARATSFPGRTDAIRFVDEVCRPAFQEVAAELRGQGVEAELTEVTEEELRIPSVALRVPIGPGEEFVYRVWPAETAVPAFATRSVTAHDTYVRFEVQLAEGSQGYDVMGYTREQLIHDILSHYERHLEFLRLHRESAARSTLPDHRPDTAGVHPPEDGR
- a CDS encoding class I SAM-dependent methyltransferase, whose product is MEQESIWDADAAQRYDTPGTGMFAPEVLDPAVERLAELADGGAALEFAIGTGRVAVPLAERGVPVTGIELSRPMVEQLRTKADESAVPVVVGDMATATAPGTYSLVYLVFNTISNLLTQERQVECFRNAARHLTPGGRFVIELWVPELRRLPPGQTAMVCRSEPDYILLDTYDVLRQQVVSHHFRFDETPRAELFRSPHRYIWPAELDLMAQLAGFELETRHADWSGAEFTAESDSHVSVYRVPPER
- a CDS encoding metallophosphoesterase, translated to MPGTVLRILATGDLAATVVPARTGYGRGGTCAGIAGILEHERRRQPAVWLDTGDLAMGPAASLPGVRPWEVVAGLPVSAAAAGNHEFDDGVSVLRERARRLPFPLLCANADAGLPGCAVVDTGAGPIGVIGLTHPHSHRLSRAPRPRDDWQHAVPRLAHRLRQQGARWTVALLHDGAAWWPRPGGGDGSVLGTRPDRLADLSRPWAESVDLVLGGHTLGPWSGRLHGTPAGHSHPFAASVLVVDVPAPPATPVVRGNRLVPPLRAHPTAPTARAGEDAAARVVGHSPHTWLTRSGSAHYLPRLMARLLRRTTGAEAAFVPAGQHWTQAPLDGAVAALCAGEVSWFDVLRLFPEPDDHPVVAGLCAGEFRKLRLRHDSVTDPRSREGDWAWWNWCRMPCGWDATTRDPRYVAVMPSALPLLGELLGREPAAEPTSVGARAALVSSLG
- a CDS encoding GNAT family N-acetyltransferase; translation: MNAPVVLRAAATPAFPALVLRPWHAEDVAALVKAYRDPALRRWTSHVPDNDADGERWVQAREEGWAAGDRFSFAVIEEQSRPCGGQLVGNMVLKGVTSGKAQAEVGYWTAAQARGRGVAPRALEALTGWAFATFEADGLERLELLHQVDNPASCRVAEKSGYGFDRVLPALPPSFPADGHLHIRRADA
- a CDS encoding VOC family protein, giving the protein MQENREFHGLLGFEEVMNLGWITTLASPSTPAAQVSFMTADKTAPVTPDMSVEVEDVDAAYAVMRDSGAEIVHPLQDEEWGVRRFFVRDPNGRVINVLSHR
- a CDS encoding RNA-guided endonuclease InsQ/TnpB family protein, with product MRRAYRFLLRPTVRQERALVEMVRDHCSLYNGALQERRDAYRHSSRTSVRYGDQSAQLKEIRAFDPERQGRWSFSSQQATLRRLDRAFQAFFRRVKTGGAPGYPRFKGVGHFDTVAFPRDGDGCRWDSTPHDTQTRVRLQGVGHIRVHQHRSVRGRVKTVSVKREGRRWYVILACDEVPAEPLPPTGSRVGIDLGTVHFLTDSSGRHVENPGFLQVSAGELAAAQQHLAAFPKRTRRRTKKHRAAARKVAKLHAKIRRRRLDYHHKQALALVRKHDVIGHERLNTAGMTKTPAPRPDPDPDGAFLANGAAAKAGLNRSILDAGWGQFLRILADKAESAGRRVIPVDARNTSRTCPPSIGGCGHVAKENRVTQAKFTCVNCGLVAHADHVGALNVKHRAGLVLCAGA